In Nocardioides cavernae, a single genomic region encodes these proteins:
- a CDS encoding TerD family protein has translation MIELAKGQELTLTTEDGSSLTTVQMAVGWDHSPTAGFIGSGAPPIDLDASAVQFAGDQFFDLAFFNHLATRDGSVVHLGDNTTGKGEGDDEVITVDLGRVYPRVDTILFMVSSYQGHSLEFIRNAYCRLVDHDGTELARFTLTLGVRETGLVMAKLFRDGPVWKLSPIGTGIALKTPTDSIEALVPFVR, from the coding sequence GTGATCGAGCTGGCCAAGGGGCAGGAGCTCACCCTCACCACCGAGGACGGGTCGAGCCTGACCACGGTGCAGATGGCCGTCGGCTGGGACCACTCCCCCACGGCCGGGTTCATCGGCAGCGGAGCACCACCGATCGACCTCGATGCCTCGGCCGTGCAGTTCGCCGGCGACCAGTTCTTCGACCTGGCGTTCTTCAACCACCTCGCCACCCGTGACGGCTCCGTGGTCCACCTGGGCGACAACACCACCGGCAAGGGCGAGGGTGACGACGAGGTGATCACCGTGGACCTGGGTCGTGTCTACCCGCGGGTGGACACGATCCTGTTCATGGTCAGCAGCTACCAGGGCCACTCGCTGGAGTTCATCCGCAACGCCTACTGCCGTCTCGTCGACCACGACGGCACCGAGCTCGCCCGGTTCACCCTCACGCTCGGGGTCCGCGAGACAGGGCTCGTCATGGCGAAGCTGTTCCGCGACGGACCGGTCTGGAAGCTCAGCCCGATCGGGACCGGCATCGCCCTGAAGACGCCCACCGACTCGATCGAGGCGCTCGTGCCCTTCGTCCGGTGA
- a CDS encoding MerR family transcriptional regulator — protein sequence MLAIGEFSRLTHLSVRTLRRYHDADLLVPATVDPDSGYRYYSVDQIPTAQVIHRLRELDVPLPEVRRIVSSSDPDTRAHLVAEHLHRLESELDRTRAAVASLRRLLAPEPAPVHVELRSVPATEVAAVEGDVAQDEVLGWYAGAMAELDAVVPDPAGAPGGVYDNALFEVGRGHVLVHVPTHEAPRSGRVRPVVLPPVELAVATHVGSHDDIEVTYGEVGTWVVGNALAVAGPIRETYLVGPRDTADPTRWRTEIGWPVFRVAGGRDG from the coding sequence ATGCTGGCGATCGGTGAGTTCTCGCGACTGACCCACTTGAGCGTGCGCACGCTGCGCCGCTACCACGACGCGGACCTGTTGGTGCCGGCCACCGTCGACCCCGACAGCGGCTACCGCTACTACAGCGTCGACCAGATCCCGACCGCCCAAGTCATCCACCGGCTCCGCGAGCTCGACGTCCCGCTGCCCGAGGTCCGACGCATCGTGTCCTCCTCCGACCCGGACACGCGCGCGCACCTCGTCGCCGAGCACCTGCACCGCCTCGAGTCAGAGCTGGACCGGACACGCGCTGCCGTGGCGTCGCTGCGTCGGCTGCTCGCGCCCGAGCCCGCGCCCGTCCACGTCGAGCTCCGGTCGGTCCCGGCGACCGAGGTCGCGGCGGTCGAGGGCGACGTGGCGCAGGACGAGGTCCTGGGCTGGTACGCCGGTGCGATGGCCGAGCTGGACGCGGTGGTCCCCGACCCGGCCGGGGCGCCGGGAGGGGTGTACGACAACGCACTCTTCGAGGTCGGTCGCGGCCACGTGCTGGTGCACGTGCCGACGCACGAGGCGCCGAGGTCCGGGCGGGTGCGCCCCGTCGTGCTGCCGCCGGTCGAGCTGGCGGTCGCCACCCACGTCGGCAGCCACGACGACATCGAGGTCACCTACGGCGAGGTGGGCACGTGGGTGGTGGGCAACGCGCTCGCGGTGGCCGGGCCGATCCGGGAGACCTACCTCGTCGGCCCGCGGGACACCGCCGACCCCACCCGCTGGCGCACCGAGATCGGCTGGCCGGTCTTCCGGGTCGCCGGAGGTCGAGATGGGTGA
- a CDS encoding RDD family protein, with the protein MVSVPREARSYQGTSAGVVTRLAAGIIDVLLVAVALAGSYAAWAALRFVLEPRDFRMPDPSLLWVVIAFFAYLVPYLTVTWWMAGRSIGDHLWGIRVTSRNGSQLGLVRAFARAAMCAAFPVGLLWCAVDRDRRAIHDLVLRTSVIYDWMTHPSARWGARQAAD; encoded by the coding sequence ATGGTGAGCGTCCCCCGCGAGGCGCGTTCCTACCAGGGGACCAGCGCCGGAGTCGTCACGCGTCTGGCAGCAGGCATCATCGACGTCCTCCTGGTCGCCGTCGCGCTGGCCGGGTCGTACGCCGCTTGGGCGGCGCTCCGGTTCGTGCTGGAGCCGCGGGACTTCCGCATGCCCGACCCCTCGCTCCTGTGGGTGGTCATCGCCTTCTTCGCCTACCTGGTGCCGTACCTGACGGTCACGTGGTGGATGGCAGGTCGCAGCATCGGCGACCACCTCTGGGGGATCCGGGTGACGTCCCGCAACGGCAGTCAGCTGGGGCTGGTCCGGGCGTTCGCGCGCGCAGCGATGTGCGCGGCATTCCCGGTGGGGCTGCTGTGGTGCGCCGTCGATCGGGACCGCCGGGCGATCCACGACCTGGTGCTGCGCACCTCGGTGATCTACGACTGGATGACCCACCCCTCCGCCCGATGGGGAGCACGCCAAGCCGCCGACTGA
- a CDS encoding nuclear transport factor 2 family protein: protein MTTTDVTPTQLPSTIRTFLDAHAARDVDAAARTFAPTAVVRDQGETFRGTAEVLGFLSHQGGEFTYTTELLGGRRIDDTHWVAVNHLEGDFPGGVADLDYRFTLADGLIAQLEIGG from the coding sequence ATGACCACCACAGATGTGACACCCACCCAGCTCCCGTCCACCATCCGCACCTTCCTCGACGCCCACGCCGCCCGCGACGTGGACGCCGCCGCCCGGACCTTCGCCCCCACCGCCGTCGTCCGGGACCAGGGGGAGACGTTCCGCGGCACCGCCGAGGTGCTCGGCTTCCTGAGCCACCAGGGCGGCGAGTTCACCTACACCACCGAGCTGCTCGGCGGTCGGCGGATCGACGACACCCACTGGGTCGCCGTCAACCACCTGGAGGGCGACTTCCCCGGCGGGGTCGCCGATCTCGACTACCGCTTCACCCTCGCCGACGGCCTCATCGCCCAGCTGGAGATCGGCGGCTGA